The stretch of DNA GACAACCCTCCTTTCCGATGAAGGAGCAAGCAGCAACTCCTCCCCATCTCAGCatgacacacaaagaaaactaTCAAGAGGAGATAGCAAAGAAACTAAGTTGGAAGCACTATACGACTTGACAGGCAGGAATACAGTTGGAATtcataaagatgaaaatatCTTTCTGAATAAAGACATTCCTATGCAGGATCCTCAAGCCGACCAGAGAGAGGTTGGCatgcaaagcagcagcagcagctctgtttCCTCTGAATCCCTGACCTCTATTAAAAGCACTGGCTTTTGTCCAGATCAGCCACGACACACAGAAGCTTGCAAAGACAACATGTTTGAAAGACAAGGTTCACCAGGTGAAGCCAGTCCTTCCCAACAGCAGAAAAGGCACAAAGAAATCAGTAACATCACTACTGGTTCCCGCTCAACTCAGCCCGATGATAGCAGCCAAGAGTTGCACAAAGAGCTGCTGTCTGAGGTACGGAAACTCAGCAACTTTGAAGCACACGAGCAACCAGAGGGTCCGACACCAACTCATGAGCTGATCACACCTTTTCTCAAAGAATCGCAAGGCAAACCTAGTGGGAAGCCATTTTCAGAATGGGTTCACAGAGACAGAGATCTATGGTCTTTACAgacccaaacaggaagtgatggcTCCTACCTTGGCTTCCTTCCACAGTCTCAATCTACACCAGGCGTTTTCTTTGCGCCACTGAAATTCGATGTCAAGACTAAACTTGCACATCTTTCAGCCATAGAATCTAACATAGAAACCTTTTACCCATCAATCACGGGTGCACACTCAGCTGATGGCCGTCTCCCAGACACGGAAGATCCTCTGGAGGCTTCTCACAAAGTCCATTCCCTCCCTAGTCTCAACTATCTGCAGAAAGTTGATGCCTGGAAGACAAAAGAAAGCTCAGAGAGGACCCCACCATTAGAAGGCCTAGCACTGCACAGACCTTCGGGAGTTCCTCCTAAAAAAGGTGATGAGGGAGGATCCAACACCTTTATCCAGCAGCCTTCCACCAACCAGGATGCTACACAGATCTCTTCTTCTACACCTTCAGGAGGTTCTTCTCCTAGACGAGGAGAGGCTGTAGGCGGAGCTCCCGGTGACTTAGAGAATAAGGGATCTGCTACGCCACCTTCTGCCTCTCCCTTCGGCAGATCACAGTCCCCCTCGTCCCTTGGTACAGTTGTCATGGTCGCTGACAAGCACCAGCTGACCAACACTGCTCCAGAAAATAAGATTCAGGGCCTGAAGGACACCCTTCCTTCACCCAGTACCACCACTCAACCCTCACGTTTCAAGAGCCTTGGTCACTTCAGTGACGTCTCCGAACTCTCAAGTTCCCAAGATAGCTACACAGAAATTAAAGTAGGACCTTCTGTCGGAACCTCTTCTGTCGTCAGCCTTGAGCTTGATAATTATGCCCCCTACTGGACTTTTAAACATTCAGCAACGTCACCATCTCCTCCAGGGCCTAAAGAGCTCAACATTGATGAACGGATTCCTGTAAGttgctctgattttttttgtttgtttgtttgaagtCAATGTATTTTAGATAACAGATTATCCAGTTTAATATTTATGTGAACATAGTTATCTGATAAGTTCTCCCTcgtttttttctattagttgtATCTTCAAAACCTTGGTATCGACCAAACTCCGTCAAAAATCCTGACTCCGTTTGCACCTAGAGGGCCCATCAGAGAACCAGAGTTCTCTCCCACTGATCTCTGTACTAGTAAAGGATCTTCTGGAACTTCTTCAGAGAGCACCCAACCTTCAGAGAGTAACAAACCTTATAATGACCTTCACTGTATGATAGGCAACGTGGTGGAAATACTTGTCagcaaatgtaatgttttaacaGCTGCAGCTAATAGAGTGATCAAATAAGATCCACATTTTAAACATGATACTTCATTGAAATTTTAAAGTCCTGGTCTGTTTTTAGTTCTGCAAGCATTAAGGAACGCCCAGCCATGAAGCAATACAGAAGAGCATGACATTTTTCTAGTCcggaaaaatatgaaaaagggATATTTGGTATTTGGCTTCAATaatcagtccatccatccatccatccatctgttcatctatagcacaggtgtcaaactccaggcctggagggccactgccctgcaacttttagatgtgcctctgctgcaccacacctgaatagaataattaggtcgttAGCAAagggtctggagaactgatctacacaaggaggaggtaattaagccatttcattccagtgttttgtacctgtggcacatctaaaaactgcaggacagcggccctttaggactggagtttgacacctctgaTCTATAACATCCATtaatttttcctttcactcagcAATCTTCCATTCAGATCCATCCATCATTCCAACTTCCCATGTCTTTAGTTGTCACATTTACAGCCTAAATTCATAAAGAAACGTTgaatttaaactgtaaaaagtgAGCTAAAAGGAAAGAGAACTATGGAAAATGATGTAATATTCGcaagaaaactgtttataaCCATGTGTCATCTTTATGAAACAAGTCTAAAACTGTGTTTGtggttcattttttttgtaagttcaAAATAggcacaaaaatgttaaatatacaTCAATTATTAATGACTAATAATTTTTGTCTTGTATTCAGGTAGCAGTCCCCATAAAGGCGAGTTCTCCAGGTCCAGCGTTCTGTCGGTGGATTCCAGTTCATCCATCCCTCTCAGCACGGACAGTCTTGGTCTGGTTTCCTCGCCGTCAGAGCAGGTCAGAGTGAAGACCTCTCCTCCGTCCGACACAGAAGCCACTCAGAGGGAGAGCAGACCGGCTTCCTGCTCCGGGGCCGGTGAACGCTCCCACTCCTCTGTCCTGATCCAAAACAGCAAGCAGGATTTCAAGTCCGTCGCTGTAAACGTCTCTGATACAGATACAAAGTCATCTGTCCGGAGCAGCGATAATACGGATCAAGATGCGGAGAATTCCTTTGTTAGCACAAAGGCATTGTCAGAGATCCGTAAGCTACTCTCTCAAGCAGAGGACATGATATCTACGGCGTCTTCCACGTCTTCGTCGGGACCTAATGCAACGCTTCTCTTCTCTGATAAAGACATTTTCAGGCCACCAAACACAACAACCAGCTGGCTGCAGAACTCCTCGTTCTCTTCCTCTATTTCCACCTCCACTGGCGGAGACATAAAGTCTCATTCCTCTCCACCGTGGGCCAGGTCTTCCTCAGACTCCATACTTACATCAGAGAAACCAAACCAAAGCTCCACTGGGCTAGAGAATTTGACGTCGTCTGAGCAACCCGATAGTCCATCCACACAAGCCCGGCGGACAGAGCCGGAAGGATGCAGCGCGGCACCTCCAGATAAAATACAGACACAGCCGTCAACAGCCGCAAGTACAACTCAGTTGAACGCGGTTCTTGAAGAAGATaatggagaagaagaaaagactaTACCTAGTGATCTTGGTGCAGAGAGTCGCTCTTCCTTCCCCGTTTGCGAGGACGCTGACCAGGGAGTGATGAGCGACAGCAGCAGTGAGAGCTCACTGGCAATCAGAGTGGCCAAACTGCTGCAGAATGAATCGTCAGCCACCATGACGTCGAGCACGCCCAGCGTCACAGATCAGGAAGAGGGCAAGGCCAGAGGTAAAAGATTCACATCCggtcatctttttgtttttgttcaaattaaacCAAACCAAGAAGAAGGATCAGAAAGCTCTTCCCTGTAAGGCTGTTGCTGTTGGAGGTGCTTGCATTTAGTTCAATTTTTAATCTCTGGAACGTACAGGTACAGAGAGACGTCGACTGTTGCCAATACAACAggtagtgatacaaatcactaCCAAGTTCTGATTGGTAGTGATTGGTAACCAAATTAAAGTGTAAAACTTTGTTGCTCCTTTAATTCACTCTTTAGTTGGAACTGCTCATTTCACTGGCTACTTTCTTTTCAGACTACGTTAATCCCACATGTATTTATGTTCCCATATTTCAGAGTGGATAAAGTCAAAGGTTTTGGGACAGCAGCGTGACCTGCTGCTGTTGGACGTAGAAGACAGACGGCACATTGAAGAAATCAAGAAACAGCTCCTGATGAGAAACCCTCTCAAAGTAATAATCTTTGATACACTTTAAGAGAAGAGAATCAGAAATTTGTAGTTGCattacaaaatgtaacaaatagttattttttatatttgtcatttttatgtcaGCCTTTCATCTCTGAAGAGTGTAGGTGCTCAAGGTAACCTGCGTGTTTGCAATTTCTTGCAAAGTGTgccagaaaaataaactatttccCTGTTTTAGGGTTGCTGTGTACAGATTTTTCTGGGGTTCTTTAAGCTTAATTAATGCAAAGCGACTGGCTAAAATGTTTGTATTCCTTCAACTTTTTAGATTCCGTCATATTATCGTCATCACAAAATATCCTAAAAAAAGAATTGCCAACCCTATGGCAAAGTGAcgtaatgtgaaaatattttggggTGTGAATGCTTATATTTTAAGCCGAAGATTGCCCATGTTTGCTGTGGAAAAAAGATTTTGtagtttcttcttgttttttggaGGCCTTTAAAaacttccttgttttttttcccctttcttccAGAGCCAAGGGAGCACAGATACAGAAAGCAGCAGCGTGGCCTCCAGTGTTTGGGTCCACAAAGAGACCAATGTCCCCACAGCAGCCGAAACGTTTCCTACCCTCAGCATTGCTAACAAGCAGCTAGCCGTCCACCCAGACCCTCACAAGACGCTACCGAGCAACCTTCACCTCGATCTAGAAGCCAGAGTTTGCGCTATCGCTGCCAGGGAAGGAGTAACACTCTCTACTAAAAGACCCCAGGCCCTTCCATCCATCAGCATACCCACTCAAAGGAACTCTGTGACCTCCTCACCTTCCAATTCGACCCCCACTTCCACTTCTGCTCTAAGTCCAGCCTCAGACCCCCTCCACCTGGCAGAGCTTTCCACTGGAACATCATCATCCAGTAAATGTCTTTCAACCAATCTGGATGAATCTGAGATGATTCCTTTAGTCCAGATTACAAGAGAACCGCCATCTGTGCATGATGAAAGTACCAGAAAGAGGCGAGACACGGTGGGAGGCCAGGGTGAGGAACTTTCCCCAACCGCCACGCAGGCTGTAGGTAAACAGGATGTGGGGACAAATGTCCAGTCTAGTTCTTTTCTGGCCATCAGTCAGGGATTCAGGACAGGTCATTTCACTCTGCTgcctaaaaatattttggccTCCGCTGCCCACTGTCCTGGTTCTGGTGCCGCCTCCGCCGCCCTGAGGGACTCGTCTTTGACCGCCTGCAGTCCAGACGAAGGTGTCGGGTCGTCGAGTCCGGCAGAATGGTATGACGGCGGGAAGCCGGCGGCTGACAGGTCAGACGCTTCCACCATTGATCCTCAGGGAAAGGGCATCACACCGTCGAGTCCTTATCCTGTTGAAGCACCTGGTAGGCTCACAGTGAAGTGTTTTTTATAGGGTTTTCTTTGAGTTTCATACTTTTATtaccacttttaaaaaatacaaaaaaaaccgTGGCGATAACAGTTTACATGCCGTCACTCGTCTTCCTTCCACCAGTGGCTGTGCTGCTGCCTTACAAACCTCGCGGCAGTGAGGAGCTCTTCTATGTTCCTCAGATGGAAGCTGATGTTTCCTCCACCAACCGGTCTGACACCACCATGGAGAGCTCTCACACAGGTACGGCGCAGAAATATTCATACTGCCTAGAACTTTGCCGCTCTGTCCCGATCCAGCATTTAGTCTGATCCAGCCCTTCTATCCAGCAATGCTTGTATCCCTCTGATCCATTGGATAATAGTAAATGGGTCAGTTGTTCTCATACCGCTTGATGTTAACTATTGTTCTCTGTCTGAGTATTATCACTTGATCAACTCTTTTCTAACATCCCACACTACAAAATAAGTTATAAAAGTATGTCTGACTTGTATTGATATTGTATCTGGTCAATATCGGTATCGGTTGATACTCAAAGCTGCATTATCGGTATCATTTCGGAAGTGAAAAAATTGTATCTGGACACTACTAATATAGATATATTTCTATCTATGTATGTCTGTTTAATATGGTGGTAGTTGTTACCGCAGTAACGGACAGTGTGTGTCCGGTAAACCAAATTTGAGGGTTCAACTGAAAGCCTTTGAGTGGAGAAGGAAGAGCAGATTCCTGTCATGTCTGTTAAAGGAGAGCAGGTGGTCCATTGTAACACACACCGCTCAGCACGTCCATTATTCATGTTCAGGGGCTGAGTTAGACAAAGGCAGAGCTGCAGCCTGAGTAGAGAGGTGGAGGTGGGGCAGACTGGAGCCTCTTGAATGCTGGTTGGGAATATTCAGTTGCTTCCCCAGCagctttttgtctttgtctaaTTCGATTGGCTCTCGTTGTGATGTAAGCAACCGCCGGTAAATTCCCCCCAGGGTCAGACGACGCCGTGCCTCCCACCTTCAGCAGCGAAGTCCTTGGGGATCAGGACCCCAGGCTGGACCGCGGAGTTGCGTTCAGACACCAGGAGGGCATCTACAGCAAGAGGCTGAGAACAGCTATCGTCACAATGGCAgaccccacacacacaggtgaGCTGAACACACCCAGAACATGGGGACATGAGATCTGATGCTGGGCAGGAGACATGATGGTTACTGCTCTCAAGGAAAGACATCTTAATGCAGTCACTTTgtaaatagtaaataataaCGATCATCACTTCCTTCCTAGTTTCATCCTTCCTCATTCCCTCCATCAGtgtcttccttccttcctttctttcttcttccttccttACTCCTTTCCCCTCGCTCTCGCATTTCATTCTTCCTCCCTTGTCTCTTTCtaccttccttcctttctctgTCCCTTGTTTCATCCTTCCTTCATGTTCTATCACTCCCTTCCTTGTTTCTTCCTCCTTGTTTCCTcccttctctccttcctcccatccatccagccacccagtaataataataatctctcCATATCTTCTTTATGAACAGTAGAtgttcctgcagcagcagaccGAGGGTCTCCAGCTCTGATCCAGGGTGTGAAGCCGTCTTCCCAGGAATCATCTACCTTTACCAGAGCGCCTTCAATCAACCTCAAACCCTCCAGTAGGGATCAGGGTACCAGCCCGATCCACTTCCCCCAGTACGAACCAACAGAGCTGACTCATGACAGGTTTCATCCAGCACACTTAGAAAGGGTGCAAACCGAGACCAGAGAGCGAGAACTTCCTCCGCCGGCCCCCCGACAGGGCGCTAGGACCCTGGACCACCTGTGGCAGAAGTTCTGTGATCAGCGGACCAAGGACGAGGCGCGTCCCACCGGCGATAAAGACGCTTCCCTGTTGGAGCGACTGGAGCGTCTGTCTCGCGTGATTCATCGCACGCAGGCTACTCAGGAAGCCGAGAGCCAGGAAGAGCGGAGTAGTTACTTTCCTGGAAGGACACCGAGAAAAGAACGAAAGGAGATTAAATGGAGCGAACACGGCGGAGTGACAGATAGGGGTTGGGAAGCGGGGGGAGGAGAGGCGGAACATCCAACCCAACTGAGCCACCCGTCCTCCCCAGCAGACAGGGATCAGCCAGATAGCATGTCAACCACGTCCACCGTGGATACGGCCCGACTCGTCAGGGCCTTCGGCGCCGACAGAGTCAGAAACGTGAACAGCAGCTCTCGACTCGGTAAACTGTACAGCACCATCAGCAAACAGAGGGGAGACTGGAGAGGAACGGAGGCCGACTCCTCTGTTACCCTCACACCATCCGAGGAATCGGTACGTGTGTCTGAGAGGACAGGAAGCTGGAGACACGGTGTCTCCAGCTTCCTGTCCTCCTCCCTGCTCTACAAGTTATCTGTCGAAGTTAGCACTGGTCGTGTTTATGCTAACATTTATTATTCCACTTGTCTGAATGTAAAAGTGCTTCCACACCTGCCCTCAGGTTGTTGCTGATTCAGCACAAACATCCAGCTCACACACGTTCTCACCACAGCGCAGACCTTCCAGGGTTCTGACAGCCAAGAGGGCTGGAAGAGCCGTCAACAAAAGCATCCAGGCAGGTCAGTCATCATCAACCATGAGCAACTTTTacttgtgagaaaaaaatgaaaacttcttattttttctatgtgCATGTTTTCAATGTAGGAATTTAGGCTGTCAGAATAAGGAAGGAATCAATGAatcgtatgataaattaaaaggagctcaataatttccaatATGATgattaatattgtttgaaggccatttttgtttacagagacattgtaatcacttttatttttgttttcaattgtgtgttttttaaattttatttcagttttacaaatattttttggttatcgtgttttattttggatatttaaaacgtcttccagttccatcgttaagtgctttttaaaattggtttattGGTAGGAAGGAATAGGAATGCATTTCTTTGGGAGATTAATAAGACTGTatgaaatatattcattttgGTTCTTCAATATTCTGTACATTATTTGACTCGATGTATTTGGCGAATAagacattaacaaaaaataagtgtttttttttatcttagatGCTAAATGTATAGATTTTTGGGGGCAGTTTTGGCTTAGTATCTTTTTCATTCATcaaatatccttttttttttttttgcctgtatCCTCCAGTTAACTATTAATatattactaaattagttgacaattatttcaataatcgattaatcgtttctgccctaaaaaaaatctaatgttttgtAAAGTCGGTAATATTTTTACCTTCTTCCTCAGGCGAGCTGGAGATTGTTCGTAACGGAACTCGGCGGAACACCAGAGATGTCGGGACTACGTTCCCCTCTCCTGCAGAAGCCAGGACTTATGGGCAGACCTCCTCTTCGTCAGGCactgtgggaggaagaggaggaaggtggAGAGTTCTTCCTAAATCAAACAGCAACCAGAGGCAGAAGAAGAGCAAGAGGAGCCCCTCCAAGCCTTACCCTAAAAGTAGGTTTGCTCGTACAGCTCGCGGCGGAAGACAGGTTTTTCATTAACTCATTGAACAGAGAGCGCGTTAGCTTCGCGTGCTGTCGCGACGCCTGGACTGCCATGGacctctgaatttttttttttaattagctcAACACATGATGAGCGAAAAACGACAGCGGAAGCGACAGTTTTCTGCCATTCGGGGTGAACCCAACACACGGGACGTGATGGCGGCAAAAGttgaacagtttttaaattctcCTGTCGCATAGCTCACCCGCGTGTGGGCGTCTACGCGCACAAGCTTGAAATTTCATGTGTGCGAATTTCACTGGTGACGGAGAAGGACTAGAGGTTGTCGCCTCCCGCGTGTCGAGCCATTAACACGAGGCCAGTCGCGCGCGAATCATTTCACCTCAGACAGACCAACAAAAGTTTCTAATATTTTGAAGATTCAAATGCTCTTAAGTTTGCAGTTGTGTTATGTGAGAATAGAAAAATTCAGGAAGTGGGAATAATTTTGTGATGCACTTTGtcatgtttaacattttaaatgatttttttaaggtGTTTCGTGGTTCATCCCGGCTGACAACCCGAGGTCTGAGATGAGGAAGGAGAACCGGCCGGAGAGGTCGAACACGGCGTGGTTTGAGCCGCACAGCAGAACCCGTCCGTGGAGAGAGCTGCTCAGACAGAGACAAGTCCGAGATCTGAATCCTAAAACCAAAATATCGTCCTCTGGCCTGGCACGGGTCTCCCTGCAAGTAAGTTTATGGGGGTTTTTTGTCTTCAGAAAGgtggatttaaaaataaaatacaaatagttaaaatgttcagtgtttAACACATACGCATTGTGGGAGATTTCATTGTATTGCTCCGTCCCTGCAGGAGGCTCTGGAGATTCGGCGGCCGGATTTCATCTCTCAGTCCAAGCAGAGGGTGAGATGTCTGGCTCTGCAGGCCGAGGAGAGGAGGATCCAGTCTGCGTTCAGCCGAGAGAGAAACCTGCTGTTCGACCAGCTAGAAGAACCTCAGAGGCTGCCGAGACCCGCAGGTATCCAGAACCTGGAGAACCACTGCTCCACACCGTCACTCTGGGCTGCAGGAGTTACAGTAACTGCAGCAGctaaaagtttgttgttttttttctttgcaaaggcACGGCGCTGTTGAGGAGAGCAGTACCCAGGAAAGAGATGATCCAGAGGTCCAAACAGTAAGCATTTAATGTTAATATCTGCATTTCACATTAGAAGCTTTACTCAGGTTACAACTCATCAGTCTATTATGGCACAACATGAAAACTTCCCACAAAATAAGTGCAAATTCAGCACATAAACACGTCGGCACCATATCCATGGTGTGCAGATATTTACCTTTAAGGAAATTATGTTTGTTTAGTATaaaggtcagaaaaaaatgagtaaattccCTCCAAAATGctaagaaattttgagattaatctcagacattttccaacaaaaaaaacacgaaCATTTCTGGGTTGGAAAACCTGAAAATTTGTTAGAGAAACTGATACTTTTGTATTAACCAAGATTAATCTTcaaaagagagacaaaaaatgtggaatCGTGGCATTTCTAAGGTCCAAATCATTTTTGccttttgaaactgaaatttccacgttttctcttgaaaatgtctgagattaatctcaaaatgtctgaattttttgacagaaatgtacGCCTCCCTCCTCCATCTACAACAGCCCTAATGCGTTGTCATAGTTTAGAGTATGTATCTCACACCTTTGTTTAATTTGCAACACTGACATTGTCAATTTTACTGCAACAGAATTTATGAGAATCTTCCTGAGGTGCGACgcaggagagaggaggaaaggCGGAAGGCCGAGTATCAGTCGTACAGGCTGAACGCCAAGCTGTACAACAAGGTGCCGTCCGTCAGTCAGGAACAAAAACATCCTGATCTGACAGCATTTCTGTGACCATTTGTTCCACTTTGACTCCATGTTGGAAATGACTGACATGCTgcttgttcttttcttcttttctttttcagagagTGAGGAACCGAGTCCTGGGCAGGAGAACAGCCTGGCAGTGATTAAACGGAACAgctccaaaatgttttttatttcataagtCATATGAAATTCTTTTGAGCCATTCAATACAGAACAAAGCAGACATATTTTTACCAGAAAGAAAGGTGCTGCAGATCAAATCTgcctatttttttaatcatgtgaaacagaaacttgggtattggttttttttgttgttgttgttaaaattaaagtgattttactttttttttttcaagaaatacaaaaaaagtttttagttttgagaATATGAAGACAATGGAGGCCGACATTGGCTCTGAAGGATTTATTGATCAGTTATCGgttgtgcagcagcaggaaacCACACAGGGGACAAAGAGACGAACTGCAGATTCACTACACCACACAGCATCGCGACATACTTTCATACAAATGCACTAGGCCCGTAAAACGAATTCATAAACGTTCAAGTTAATAATGACAGTCGTGTGTAAACAGAAACAGccagaaaataaatgagtgaaaatGTCAGTGAGGATTGAGCCTTGGCAGACGTGGTGGTAAAAAAGAAACGTTCAGACAttattgtagtttttcttcAAGAAGgttcaattaaataaacataaactaaGGCAGGCGACTGATGGCTGCAGGTTAAGGCTCGGACAAAGTTCCGGTCTTTAGAACGTGAACATTTCTGGACTCTTATTGAAGAAACTGGTGTCACTCACTGCGTAACCTGACCTAACTGTAGCCAGGCTGTGTCCACTGAAGTTATTTAGTTCCTTTAGTCTCAAAGGTTTTCCTCCAACGTTTGAATAATGGCTAAAATCCTCCCGTCTGTTTGTAACTGAAACATGTGCAGGACTTTGTTCTGTTGTGCAaattctcacacacacacacacacaaaatgacaTTTACAACTCATAATTTCCCTCCTCACAGTCAAGCTAAGAACTGAGCACAATGCAACGACTCCCTAAAAAGATTAGAACACTTCCTAATATTCTGCACAGTTTTACAGGACTCACACAGGAGCGGAGAAGAGCTTGGTAAATACGGTGTTTGTGATTCTGGGCGGCATGCATCAGTTTATCCACCCTGGTTCACCGCCACAGTCTGAAGCACGGCTTTCCGTCACATCAGGATGGAATCAACCTGAAAGTTAATAGAGGCGCACCATTGAGCAAACGTAACGTCGATTGGCACCAGGCTGAGGCCTATTTCTGATCTCTGGTAATGCTTCGACCCGACTAGGCCAActtctctttaagaacctctaTGGTCAAATACATACAGAAGaggattctgactttaatttgaaGTCAggattcaaaggaaaaaaaagtcaaaatccttttttttatttggcccTAATCTTCTGTAGATacaaaacaagtattttttttttctggctttgtTGTTGTGGGTGATCATTAGTAATTTGTATTATATTAAAAGCCAAACTGATGGCTGTCTGAAAAAAGATTATAgtgatatttcaaaataaagacaaaatgattaGCTTAGCTTATAATAGCATCATatgttagctgttagcatggGCTAGCATTACTAAAACACAGGTCCCTGTGTCTGTGCTAGTGAATGTAGATCCTGCTGAGATCCTAATATTTCCAAACGGCtcccaacatttccaaattcaGCATAACAGACGGGTCCAAAGCTAAACTTTGCTCTGCTAAACATTTTGCCATCTTGCAGCCTGAATGAACATCAGACATGCCACGATGTAtcagtttccttttttaaacaacCTCTTATATGTCCGTGATTCAAATTACTTTTCACTCACCTTGTGCTGatactgaaaaacacaaacttttagTCTTCATTCAGGAACAACCTCCACACTGAAGATTGTTGTCTGCAACATGATATAGCACTTAGAAATGGTGCATTTATGGATCAGAAGAGGCTTGGATTTGTCATTTTCTGATCAGGAAGTCACTGAATAAGCTGATGATAtctccaaagaaaaaaaaaaaatgaaataactaatGGCCTGAAATTGTTTCAGTTGTCAAATTGTACGATTTCTTTTCTGTCATCCTCGTTTAAAACAGCCGTGGCCAAAACGGATCGGCATCAGAACCGAGCCTGGTGTTACGTAAATAAAATCTAAGTAAGCTGAGATGAAAAATGTCACTTGTAACAACAGAGT from Xiphophorus hellerii strain 12219 chromosome 19, Xiphophorus_hellerii-4.1, whole genome shotgun sequence encodes:
- the alms1 gene encoding uncharacterized protein alms1 isoform X1, coding for MEPEQMATTPSHRLGDEDTIGPDGQTGPPEAQSRSIVQQDQRPLKIKTDVRELQLSKQKVFQLEFQDSHLSPALSLLPLISGLEHSVTEYSFFQQGDPDFAPLRAFPDVSMVSERLRFPIHESTTHSSEQSSLSQHPLAQTTLLSDEGASSNSSPSQHDTQRKLSRGDSKETKLEALYDLTGRNTVGIHKDENIFLNKDIPMQDPQADQREVGMQSSSSSSVSSESLTSIKSTGFCPDQPRHTEACKDNMFERQGSPGEASPSQQQKRHKEISNITTGSRSTQPDDSSQELHKELLSEVRKLSNFEAHEQPEGPTPTHELITPFLKESQGKPSGKPFSEWVHRDRDLWSLQTQTGSDGSYLGFLPQSQSTPGVFFAPLKFDVKTKLAHLSAIESNIETFYPSITGAHSADGRLPDTEDPLEASHKVHSLPSLNYLQKVDAWKTKESSERTPPLEGLALHRPSGVPPKKGDEGGSNTFIQQPSTNQDATQISSSTPSGGSSPRRGEAVGGAPGDLENKGSATPPSASPFGRSQSPSSLGTVVMVADKHQLTNTAPENKIQGLKDTLPSPSTTTQPSRFKSLGHFSDVSELSSSQDSYTEIKVGPSVGTSSVVSLELDNYAPYWTFKHSATSPSPPGPKELNIDERIPLYLQNLGIDQTPSKILTPFAPRGPIREPEFSPTDLCTSKGSSGTSSESTQPSESSSPHKGEFSRSSVLSVDSSSSIPLSTDSLGLVSSPSEQVRVKTSPPSDTEATQRESRPASCSGAGERSHSSVLIQNSKQDFKSVAVNVSDTDTKSSVRSSDNTDQDAENSFVSTKALSEIRKLLSQAEDMISTASSTSSSGPNATLLFSDKDIFRPPNTTTSWLQNSSFSSSISTSTGGDIKSHSSPPWARSSSDSILTSEKPNQSSTGLENLTSSEQPDSPSTQARRTEPEGCSAAPPDKIQTQPSTAASTTQLNAVLEEDNGEEEKTIPSDLGAESRSSFPVCEDADQGVMSDSSSESSLAIRVAKLLQNESSATMTSSTPSVTDQEEGKAREWIKSKVLGQQRDLLLLDVEDRRHIEEIKKQLLMRNPLKSQGSTDTESSSVASSVWVHKETNVPTAAETFPTLSIANKQLAVHPDPHKTLPSNLHLDLEARVCAIAAREGVTLSTKRPQALPSISIPTQRNSVTSSPSNSTPTSTSALSPASDPLHLAELSTGTSSSSKCLSTNLDESEMIPLVQITREPPSVHDESTRKRRDTVGGQGEELSPTATQAVGKQDVGTNVQSSSFLAISQGFRTGHFTLLPKNILASAAHCPGSGAASAALRDSSLTACSPDEGVGSSSPAEWYDGGKPAADRSDASTIDPQGKGITPSSPYPVEAPVAVLLPYKPRGSEELFYVPQMEADVSSTNRSDTTMESSHTGSDDAVPPTFSSEVLGDQDPRLDRGVAFRHQEGIYSKRLRTAIVTMADPTHTVDVPAAADRGSPALIQGVKPSSQESSTFTRAPSINLKPSSRDQGTSPIHFPQYEPTELTHDRFHPAHLERVQTETRERELPPPAPRQGARTLDHLWQKFCDQRTKDEARPTGDKDASLLERLERLSRVIHRTQATQEAESQEERSSYFPGRTPRKERKEIKWSEHGGVTDRGWEAGGGEAEHPTQLSHPSSPADRDQPDSMSTTSTVDTARLVRAFGADRVRNVNSSSRLGKLYSTISKQRGDWRGTEADSSVTLTPSEESCFHTCPQVVADSAQTSSSHTFSPQRRPSRVLTAKRAGRAVNKSIQAGELEIVRNGTRRNTRDVGTTFPSPAEARTYGQTSSSSGTVGGRGGRWRVLPKSNSNQRQKKSKRSPSKPYPKSVSWFIPADNPRSEMRKENRPERSNTAWFEPHSRTRPWRELLRQRQVRDLNPKTKISSSGLARVSLQEALEIRRPDFISQSKQRVRCLALQAEERRIQSAFSRERNLLFDQLEEPQRLPRPAGTALLRRAVPRKEMIQRSKQIYENLPEVRRRREEERRKAEYQSYRLNAKLYNKRVRNRVLGRRTAWQ